The Gimesia sp. DNA window TGCTGCCTCCGGCAACGGTGCCTTCCGCGAAGAAGAAATCGTCCCCATGAGCCCCATCCGCAAGAAGATCGCGGAGCGGCTCGTCGAAGCCCAGACCAACGCAGCCCTGCTGACGACCTTCAACGAAGTCGACATGTCTTCCGTCATGGAACTGCGGTCACAATACAAAGACCTGTTCCTCAAGAAATACGACGTGAAGCTCGGCTTCATGTCCTTCTTCGTCAAAGCAGTCGTCGACGGCCTGAGCCAGTTCCCGCAGATCAACGCTGAGATCCGCGGTACCGACCTGGTCTTCCGCAACTACTACGACATCGGGATTGCTGTCGGCGGTGGAAAAGGTCTGGTCGTTCCCGTCATGCGGAACGCAGAACGTCTCAGCTTCGCTGAAATCGAACTCAAGATCAACGACTTCGGCCAGCGGGCCCGGGCCAACAAGATCAGCCTGGAAGAACTGCAGGGCGGTACCTTCACCATCACCAACGGTGGTGTCTATGGTTCGCTGCTCTCCACACCGATCGTCAATCCGCCGCAGAGCGGCGTGCTCGGCATGCACGGCATTCAGGAACGGCCCATCGCCGTGAATGGTCAGGTTGTGATTCGGCCCATGATGTACATCGCGCTCACCTACGATCATCGTGTCGTCGACGGCCGGGAAGCAGTTGTCTTCCTCAAACGGGTCAAAGAAGCACTCGAAGAACCCGCTCGCATGCTGATGGAAGTCTGATAACAGTCAAAACGCGCATCTAAGAGGTTTGGAAAGGTTTCCTGTCGCTGCAGGAAAAAGTGAAAATGAACCACGATCTGGTTATTATCGGTGCTGGTCCCGGAGGATACATCGCAGCCATCCGTGCTGCACAACTCGGTCTCAACGTCGCCTGTATCGAAAAAGAACGTATGCTGGGCGGCACCTGTCTGCGGGTGGGCTGTATCCCCAGTAAAGCCCTGCTGGAATCCAGCGAGCTTTATCGCGAAGCCGAACACACCTTCAAAGATCGCGGTATCAACGTCGGCGACCTGCAGCTCGACCTGGAAAAGATGCTCAGCCAGAAAGATCGCACCGTCAAAACCATGGGCGGTGGTATCGACTCGCTGTTCAAAAAGAACAAAATCACCCGCTACAGCGGTCACGCTACCATCACGGCACCGGGGAAAGTAGTCGTCGATGACGGCAATGAACAGACCGAACTCGACGCCAAAAACATTCTGATCGCCACCGGCAGCGAACCTTCCACTCTGCCCGGCATCGAACTCGATGGCGACAAAGTCGGCACCAGCACCGAAGCCCTCGCTTACGATGAGGTCCCCAAACACCTGGTGGTAATCGGCGGTGGTGTGATTGGTCTCGAACTGGGCGCTGTCTGGAACCGCCTGGGTGCCAAGGTCACCGTACTGGAATACCTTGACCGGATTCTCCCCACGACCGACACCGAGATCGCTAAAGAAGCACAGAAGATCTTCGAAAAACAGGGACTCGAATTCCAGCTGGGTTGCCGCGTAACCGGCGTCAAAGTCAACAAGAAAACCTGCGACGTGGAAATCGCTGACAGCAAGTCAATCCGCTGTGATCGCGTACTAGTCGCCGTCGGCAGACGTCCCAACACCGAAAACCTGGGACTCGAAAACGTCGGTATCGAAGTCGATCAACGAGGATTCATTCCCGTAAACGCTCACTTCGAGACTTCTGCCAAAGGCGTTTACGCCATCGGCGATGTTATCGGCGGTGCCATGCTGGCTCACAAAGCGGAAGACGAAGGGGTTGCCTTCGCCGAGTACCTCGTCACCGGTTATGGACACATCAACTACGACACCATCCCGAGTGTCGCTTACACCAACCCGGAAATCGCTGCCGTCGGTAAGACCGAAGAACAGCTCAAAGAAGCCGGGATCGAGTATCGCAAGGGTTCCTTCCCCTTCCTGGCCAACGGCCGGGCCCGCGCGATGGGACAGACAGAAGGACGCGTCAAAATGCTGGCTGATGCCCAGACCGACCGCGTCCTGGGCGTGCACATCCTGGGACCGCGTGCCGGGGATCTGATCGCCGAGTGTGCCGTCGCCATGGAATTTGGTGCCAGCAGCGAAGACATCGCCCGTTGCTGCCATGCCCATCCGACCCTGGCAGAAGCCATCAAGGAAGCAGCACTGGCCGTCGATAAACGTACCCTCAACTTCTGAAATGCAACCGCAGGCCTGTCAGCTTTCAGAAACCGTTTTCCCCACGCCGGAAGAAAATCTGGCGCTGGAGGAAAGCCTGCTCTACCAGATCAACGAACAGGATTCAGCCGGCTGCCTGAGGCTCTGGGAAGTCGACCAGTACACGGTCATCATGGGCAGCTCGAATCAGACGTCCTGTAACGTGGATCTGGAAGCGTGCCGACGGGATCAGATTCCGGTCCTCCGTCGTTGTACCGGCGGGGGAACAGTGCTGCTCGGCCCCGGTTGTTTCATCTTCTCCCTGTTCCTGCGGATCTCCCCGGATCAGCATCTGGCAGGCATCGAAGCCACCACTCGTGACATCCTGGACCGTATCCGCGATACCTTCAACACGCGTTTCCCGAAACATTACATCGATCTGCAGGGAATCAGCGACTTGACGATTGAGGGCCACAAATTCTCAGGCAATTCCCAAAGATGGCTGACGCGCACCCTGCTGCATCACGGCACGATTCTCTATGACTTCGATCTCGACCTGATTCCCCGCTACCTGACGAGCCCGGAGCGGGAACCCGAATACCGATCGCAGCGCAGCCACCTCGAGTTCGTCACTAACTACCCGGCGACAGCCGCCGAACTCAGGCAGGCATTGATCGACACCTGGCAGGCAGACCAGGGAGAACCCGCGCTGCCTGTCGAGTGCGTCCAGCAGCTGGTCTCGGAAAAATACGCGACGGAGAAATGGAATCTCCGCCGCTGAGTTCATATTCCGTTAAGTCAGAGCGCCCTGCATGGGCTGTTCGCTGTCTTCCGGGTTTGGCTCTGCAAAATGATCTTCGATCACCCGCATCTCTTTCCAGCGTCCCGCCTGGAACCGAATCAGGTAACCGATTCCCATGATCGAGATATAGGAAGTACAGGCTACCCAGCTGCCAAACAGCTTTTCGTCGGCGTCCGCATACATCCAGATCAGGAACGTGGGAATTACCATCACCGCCCAGCCGGTCAACAGCGAGAAAAACATACAGAAACGCGTATCGCCGGCACCACGGATGGCCGATCCAAAGACGACCACCAGGGCATCGAAGAACGAAAACAGAGCCGCAAAACGCAGTAAAATCACCGCAGCCTGTTTGACCTTTAGAAAGTCTTCCGTGATGACATCCGGCTCATAGGGACGCAGTAACAGATCAGGAAAGCCGATGTAAATCACCGCAAACAGCAGCATATAAGCCGCTGAGGCCGCAAACGCTTTCCAGGTGGTTCTGACTGCCAGTTGCGGACGTCCTTCACCAATCCGCTTGCCCACCAGGGTCATCACCGCGGTCCCGACCCCCATCATGGGGACGAAGGCCAGCGAGTTCAGGTTAAAGGCAATCGTGGTCGCTGCCAGCTCAATTTTCCCAATCCGCCCCACCAGTACGATGAACAGCGTGAAGCCGATGATGTCAATGAAATACAGCAAACCGTTGGGAAACCCATAACGGATCAGACGCACAAACAGTTCCCGATTGAACCGCCAGTGATTGAACAGACCATATCGACGGGCCTCATGCCTGGCCAGAATGATAAACAGATACAGCATCAGTGTCACCACATTCGCAGCCACCGTCGCAATCGCCGCACCGCGGATTCCCAGTGCCGGTATCGGACCGACTCCGAAAATCAGCCAGTAATCCAGCAGCATATTCACGAGCACGCTCACCAGGTTGACCCACATCACCACCATGGTCTGACTGCGCCCCGTGTAGAAACAGGAGAGCACCGTCGACAACAGCGCGGGCCCCGACCCCAGACACAGAATCGAAAAGTACTCTGCTTCCAGCGCCTGAACTTCGGGCGTATGGCCGATCCAGTGAAAGAAGGTTCCCGCGAAAGGGACGCCTAACAGCAGCAGACCGCCCCAGATCAGCGCCAGGTAAACTCCCTGCCAGACCGATTCGGAAACCCGCTGCCTCTGATTCGCTCCCTCGTACTGTGCCACGAATGTATTCACATACATGGCTTTGCCCATCGCGATCGACATGATCGTCCATTGGATCATGCCCGCAGGCAACGCCGCCGCTACCGCATCCGTCGACCACCAGGTCAGAAAGATCCGGTCCACCACATGCATGATCGACAGTGACCCGCAGCTCAGCACCAGGGGCACTGCCACATTGGTCAGTTCGCGCAGGCTCCCCGGCGTCACAGTGGAGGTGTGCTGGTTGAGGGAAGAATCTTCCATCGGGAACAATCCGATCACGATAAAGAGAGCGCTGACTTACAATCGAGAGGATTGTAGTGAAGAGAAACAGAATCGGCGAAGCCGGTCCATCAGCATATCACAATTTTCATAAACTGACCTCTCCACGACACGCTCGTTGCAGCAGAAGTTCGCAATTCAAAGGAAACACAGCGTCGCCTCCCTGGAAAAACCAGGCCGATTATGTGTTCATTTTCGCAGCATTTCCAATTTCATCTGGACCTGATTGGCGATTCCTAGTTTAATTCGCGATCTATACGGGCCAGTTCCGGATTTCAGCCGAGTGATTTATATCATTTCGACAGTCACCACCGAGCATAACCCATAGATATGAATAGACTTACAAACAACATACTGATCTCGAATTCCAGAGTGTCTACCGTGAACAGCTTTACCAGAATTCTGCATTACGTCTGGCCTTTCCGCCGTCGACTGATTACCGCATTCTTTTTTGCCGTCCTGGTCGCCATTCTCTGGGGGGCGAATCTGTCCGTCACCTTCCTGGTGGTCAAGGTACTCCTGCAGGGTGAACGCATCGATCAGTACGTGCAGACACAGATCGTCGAGACCGAGGATACGATCAAAGACAAGGAACGGGTCCTCAAAGAAATCTCTGGTAAACTCCAGGCGTATCAGATCGATCATTCCGTTGAAGATCTCTCCACAGCCGAGGCCGATGCCACCAAGTTTGCCGATGCCCCGGTGAAGCTGCTCAGCGAACATTCAAGACAGCAGGAGGATATGAGCATCGCCTCCCGCAAGCTGTTTGCACTGAAATGGATTGAATCAAACATCCTCCCCTGGGTCCCCGACGACCAGTTCGATACGTTTGCGATGATCCTGGGACTGCTCCTGGTCACGACAATGATCAAAGGCGTCTGTATCTTTACGCAGGATGTCATCGTGGGAGGCGTGGTAGAACTGGCCACGATGTCAATTCGCAAAGAATGTTTCCGCAAAGCACTGGACCTGGACTACCAGAGTCTCTCGGATGAAGGGACCGCCTCCCTGATGTCCCGCTTCACGTTTGATATGCAGCA harbors:
- the odhB gene encoding 2-oxoglutarate dehydrogenase complex dihydrolipoyllysine-residue succinyltransferase — encoded protein: MSVEIKVPSVGESITEVQIGAWHAEQGKWVAQDSEIVELETDKATFDVPAPLDGIIVEILKKTGEMASVGEVIGYLEEAERPADQAAPAPEKSPEKAAAAPAPKAEAPAHAGGGSDDRVMPAAARVMAEKGLSPADVTGTGPGGRILKEDVLAHQGGAASGNGAFREEEIVPMSPIRKKIAERLVEAQTNAALLTTFNEVDMSSVMELRSQYKDLFLKKYDVKLGFMSFFVKAVVDGLSQFPQINAEIRGTDLVFRNYYDIGIAVGGGKGLVVPVMRNAERLSFAEIELKINDFGQRARANKISLEELQGGTFTITNGGVYGSLLSTPIVNPPQSGVLGMHGIQERPIAVNGQVVIRPMMYIALTYDHRVVDGREAVVFLKRVKEALEEPARMLMEV
- the lpdA gene encoding dihydrolipoyl dehydrogenase; the encoded protein is MNHDLVIIGAGPGGYIAAIRAAQLGLNVACIEKERMLGGTCLRVGCIPSKALLESSELYREAEHTFKDRGINVGDLQLDLEKMLSQKDRTVKTMGGGIDSLFKKNKITRYSGHATITAPGKVVVDDGNEQTELDAKNILIATGSEPSTLPGIELDGDKVGTSTEALAYDEVPKHLVVIGGGVIGLELGAVWNRLGAKVTVLEYLDRILPTTDTEIAKEAQKIFEKQGLEFQLGCRVTGVKVNKKTCDVEIADSKSIRCDRVLVAVGRRPNTENLGLENVGIEVDQRGFIPVNAHFETSAKGVYAIGDVIGGAMLAHKAEDEGVAFAEYLVTGYGHINYDTIPSVAYTNPEIAAVGKTEEQLKEAGIEYRKGSFPFLANGRARAMGQTEGRVKMLADAQTDRVLGVHILGPRAGDLIAECAVAMEFGASSEDIARCCHAHPTLAEAIKEAALAVDKRTLNF
- a CDS encoding lipoate--protein ligase family protein gives rise to the protein MQPQACQLSETVFPTPEENLALEESLLYQINEQDSAGCLRLWEVDQYTVIMGSSNQTSCNVDLEACRRDQIPVLRRCTGGGTVLLGPGCFIFSLFLRISPDQHLAGIEATTRDILDRIRDTFNTRFPKHYIDLQGISDLTIEGHKFSGNSQRWLTRTLLHHGTILYDFDLDLIPRYLTSPEREPEYRSQRSHLEFVTNYPATAAELRQALIDTWQADQGEPALPVECVQQLVSEKYATEKWNLRR
- a CDS encoding MATE family efflux transporter, whose protein sequence is MEDSSLNQHTSTVTPGSLRELTNVAVPLVLSCGSLSIMHVVDRIFLTWWSTDAVAAALPAGMIQWTIMSIAMGKAMYVNTFVAQYEGANQRQRVSESVWQGVYLALIWGGLLLLGVPFAGTFFHWIGHTPEVQALEAEYFSILCLGSGPALLSTVLSCFYTGRSQTMVVMWVNLVSVLVNMLLDYWLIFGVGPIPALGIRGAAIATVAANVVTLMLYLFIILARHEARRYGLFNHWRFNRELFVRLIRYGFPNGLLYFIDIIGFTLFIVLVGRIGKIELAATTIAFNLNSLAFVPMMGVGTAVMTLVGKRIGEGRPQLAVRTTWKAFAASAAYMLLFAVIYIGFPDLLLRPYEPDVITEDFLKVKQAAVILLRFAALFSFFDALVVVFGSAIRGAGDTRFCMFFSLLTGWAVMVIPTFLIWMYADADEKLFGSWVACTSYISIMGIGYLIRFQAGRWKEMRVIEDHFAEPNPEDSEQPMQGALT